A section of the Cottoperca gobio chromosome 17, fCotGob3.1, whole genome shotgun sequence genome encodes:
- the tfa gene encoding LOW QUALITY PROTEIN: transferrin-a (The sequence of the model RefSeq protein was modified relative to this genomic sequence to represent the inferred CDS: deleted 1 base in 1 codon), giving the protein MQSLLLVALFACLATADKVRWCVISSIEHKKCVDLAAKAPGFSCVMKDNTINCIIAIKAGEADAITLDGGDIYTAGLINYDLQPIIAEDYAFASETCYYAVAVVKKTSTFNFQQLEGKRSCHTGLGKSAGWNVPIGTLVAMNYIQWTGIEDSPVEEAVIKYFFASCVPGAAKDSKLCEQCKNDCSKSQNEPYYNYHGAFQCLKDDAGDVAFVNHLTVPDSEKNDYELLCKDNTRAPLDSYQGCNLARVPAHAVVSRKDPQLADLIWRTLNSVVDFDLFSSVDYAPYKDLMFKDSAVRLVQVPANTDSFLYLGSEYISVVRSLKKESVSPAYQGIKWCAVGHAETAKCDIWSINSLGVGTTSIECQSGATVEECLKKIMENEADAMAVDGGQVYVAGKCGLVPAMVEQYTEGMCSFPGATASSYYAVAVVKKNSGLTWANLKGTKSCHTGFGRTAGWNIPMGQIYKETQDCNFANFFNSGCAPGSAPDSPFCKNCIGSGMLVGDQFKCKPSSEERYYGYAGAFRCLVEDAGNVAFIKHTIVAENSDGNGQATWSRNVNSNDYELICPGKAAVPVNQFTSCNLALVPAHAVVTRPEIHHEVVRILKEQQIKFGSNGTDSTFRMFNSDSGKNLLFKDSTKCLQEVAAGTSYNSFLGPDYMNAMDSLRKCNTSTPDLEKSCTFHSCQQKN; this is encoded by the exons ATGCAGTCTCTCCTCCTTGTAGCGCTGTTCGCGTGCCTCG CCACCGCTGACAAAGTGAGATGGTGCGTCATATCGAGCATAGAACATAAGAAATGTGTCGACCTCGCAGCCAAAGCTCCTGGGTTCTCCTGCGTGATGAAAGAT AACACCATCAATTGCATCATTGCCATTAAG GCTGGTGAGGCAGATGCCATCACTTTGGATGGAGGGGACATCTACACGGCTGGACTGATCAACTACGACCTGCAGCCCATTATTGCTGAGGACTACGCTTTCG CTTCCGAAACCTGTTACTACGCTGTTGCTGTGGTGAAGAAGACCAGTACATTTAACTTCCAACAACTCGAGGGGAAGAGATCCTGCCACACTGGGTTGGGTAAATCTGCAGGCTGGAACGTCCCCATAGGAACTCTGGTGGCCATGAATTATATTCAGTGGACAGGCATTGAAGACTCACCTGTGGAGGAGG cgGTGATCAAGTACTTCTTTGCCAGCTGTGTTCCAGGGGCAGCAAAGGACAGCAAACTGTGTGAACAGTGCAAAAATGACTGTTCCAAGTCCCAGAACGAGCCTTACTACAACTACCATGGAGCCTTCCA GTGTCTTAAGGACGATGCTGGAGATGTAGCTTTTGTGAACCATCTTACTGTACCTG ATTCCGAAAAGAACGACTACGAGCTGCTGTGCAAGGATAACACCAGAGCTCCATTGGACAGCTATCAAGGATGCAATCTGGCCAGAGTACCCGCTCATGCTGTTGTCAGCCGCAAGGACCCACAGCTGGCTGACTTAATCTGGCGAACCCTCAATTCAGTAGTG gACTTTGACCTCTTCTCCTCTGTAGACTATGCACCTTACAAAGACCTGATGTTTAAGGACTCAGCAGTGAGGCTGGTGCAGGTGCCCGCAAACACAGATTCCTTCTTGTATTTGGGTTCTGAATACATTAGCGTTGTCCGTTCCCTTAAGAAAG AGTCGGTAAGCCCTGCATACCAAGGCATTAAATGGTGCGCTGTGGGCCACGCTGAGACCGCTAAGTGTGACATatggagcatcaacagtttggGTGTTGGCACCACCTCCATTGAATGCCAGTCTGGCGCCACAGTTGAAGAGTGCCTGAAAAAGATTATG GAAAACGAGGCTGACGCAATGGCAGTGGATGGAGGGCAGGTGTATGTAGCAGGGAAATGCGGTCTGGTTCCTGCTATGGTGGAGCAGTATACTGAAG gGATGTGCAGCTTTCCTGGAG CCACAGCCTCCTCTTACTATGCTGTTGCTGTGGTAAAGAAGAATTCAGGTCTGACCTGGGCAAACCTGAAGGGCACAAAGTCTTGCCACACGGGATTCGGCAGAACTGCTGGCTGGAACATCCCCATGGGTCAaatctacaaagagactcaagaCTGTAACTTCG CCAATTTCTTCAATAGCGGCTGTGCCCCCGGATCAGCCCCCGACTCTCCGTTCTGTAAGAATTGTATCGGCAGTGGAATGCTTGTGGGAGATCAGTTCAAGTGCAAACCCAGTTCTGAAGAGCGGTACTACGGCTACGCTGGAGCCTTTAG ATGTCTGGTTGAGGATGCCGGCAACGTTGCCTTCATCAAACACACAATTGTTGCAGAAAACAGTGACG GCAATGGTCAAGCAACATGGTCTAGAAATGTGAACTCTAATGACTACGAGCTGATCTGCCCCGGGAAGGCTGCAGTGCCAGTCAATCAGTTCACCTCTTGTAACCTGGCTCTCGTGCCCGCTCACGCTGTGGTGACTCGTCCAGAGATCCATCACGAGGTTGTACGCATTCTCAAGGAACAACAG ATCAAGTTTGGTTCCAACGGCACTGATTCCACATTCAGGATGTTCAATTCAGACTCAGGGAAGAACCTCCTCTTCAAGGACTCCACCAAGTGTCTCCAGGAGGTTGCGGCTGGAACAAGCTATAACTCCTTTTTGGGACCAGATTACATGAATGCAATGGACTCACTGAGAAAGTGCAATACAAGCACTCCAG atctggagaaatCTTGCACTTTCCATTCCTGCCAGCAAAAAAACTAG